Proteins encoded together in one Anopheles darlingi chromosome 3, idAnoDarlMG_H_01, whole genome shotgun sequence window:
- the LOC125954505 gene encoding uncharacterized protein LOC125954505 isoform X2, whose product MNLLILSFLAVVSLSHFPAQTYGTPAAANGGHDPKKSVAAAEAAQPVHDNGLKEIWQEDDREVLIRNERGTKNGGNGGSSSGSSADSQCRYSKGPWTECDAKTNTRSRTLSLKKGETSCVQTRTIQKKCKKACRYDKGAWSDCDNNGQMSRTDNLKQTSDATCQTTRVVNKNCSQGKSKDKQNKPPKAEKKEKGLRRSQAKNHQ is encoded by the exons ATGAACCTTCTGATACTGTCCTTCCTGGCGGTGGTGTCGCTGTCCCACTTCCCGGCGCAAACCTACGGCACACCGGCGGCCGCCAACGGGGGCCACGATCCGAAGAAGTCGGTTGCGGCCGCCGAAGCCGCCCAACCGGTTCACGACAACGGGCTGAAGGAGATCTGGCAGGAGGACGACCGGGAGGTGCTGATCCGCAACGAGCGCGGTACCAAgaacggtggcaacggtggtagcagcagcggcagcagcgccg ACTCGCAGTGCCGGTACAGCAAGGGACCGTGGACCGAGTGCGATGCCAAGACCAACACGCGCTCCCGGACACTGTCGCTGAAGAAGGGTGAAACGTCTTGCGTCCAGACTCGCACCATCCAGAAGAAGTGCAAAAAAG CCTGCCGTTACGACAAGGGTGCCTGGTCCGATTGCGACAACAATGGCCAGATGTCCCGTACCGACAACCTGAAGCAAACCAGTGACGCCACCTGCCAGACAACGAGAGTGGTCAACAAAAACTGCAGCCAGGGCAAGTCCAAAGacaaacagaacaaaccgCCGAAggccgagaagaaggagaaag GTCTCCGCAGATCGCAGGCCAAGAACCACCAGTAA
- the LOC125954505 gene encoding uncharacterized protein LOC125954505 isoform X1 translates to MNLLILSFLAVVSLSHFPAQTYGTPAAANGGHDPKKSVAAAEAAQPVHDNGLKEIWQEDDREVLIRNERGTKNGGNGGSSSGSSAGKKERKSDKRTSQSAGAVASKGHKKVKPNESNRESAAANSQCRYSKGPWTECDAKTNTRSRTLSLKKGETSCVQTRTIQKKCKKACRYDKGAWSDCDNNGQMSRTDNLKQTSDATCQTTRVVNKNCSQGKSKDKQNKPPKAEKKEKGLRRSQAKNHQ, encoded by the exons ATGAACCTTCTGATACTGTCCTTCCTGGCGGTGGTGTCGCTGTCCCACTTCCCGGCGCAAACCTACGGCACACCGGCGGCCGCCAACGGGGGCCACGATCCGAAGAAGTCGGTTGCGGCCGCCGAAGCCGCCCAACCGGTTCACGACAACGGGCTGAAGGAGATCTGGCAGGAGGACGACCGGGAGGTGCTGATCCGCAACGAGCGCGGTACCAAgaacggtggcaacggtggtagcagcagcggcagcagcgccgGTAAGAAAGAGCGTAAATCGGACAAGCGAACCAGCCAGTCCGCCGGTGCCGTGGCCTCCAAGGGTCACAAAAAGGTGAAACCGAACGAATCGAACCGCGAATCGGCTGCTGCGA ACTCGCAGTGCCGGTACAGCAAGGGACCGTGGACCGAGTGCGATGCCAAGACCAACACGCGCTCCCGGACACTGTCGCTGAAGAAGGGTGAAACGTCTTGCGTCCAGACTCGCACCATCCAGAAGAAGTGCAAAAAAG CCTGCCGTTACGACAAGGGTGCCTGGTCCGATTGCGACAACAATGGCCAGATGTCCCGTACCGACAACCTGAAGCAAACCAGTGACGCCACCTGCCAGACAACGAGAGTGGTCAACAAAAACTGCAGCCAGGGCAAGTCCAAAGacaaacagaacaaaccgCCGAAggccgagaagaaggagaaag GTCTCCGCAGATCGCAGGCCAAGAACCACCAGTAA